In one window of Amblyomma americanum isolate KBUSLIRL-KWMA chromosome 9, ASM5285725v1, whole genome shotgun sequence DNA:
- the Akt gene encoding AKT serine/threonine protein kinase produces MMEAPLAPQQRAPLGMHPGGLNMAPYGMEPIVADPEPSIVKEGWLNKRGEHIKNWRKRYFVLREDGTLIGFKLKPEHSHADPLNNFTVKGCQLMKSERPKPFTFIIRGLQWTTVIERMFCVDSEDDREGWCRAIQQVSERLASEEDVEMAEPKDEQSLRDKFSISTRTYATGNRLSLDNFEFLKVLGKGTFGKVVLCREKSTESLYAIKILKKKVVIDKDEVAHTLTENRVLRSTKHPFLISLRYSFQTADRLCFVMEYVNGGELFFHLSRDRVFTEERTRFYSAEILLALEYLHSQGIIYRDLKLENLLLDKEGHVKIADFGLCKEDISFGATTKTFCGTPEYLAPEVLEDTDYGRAVDWWGLGVVMYEMMCGRLPFYSRDHDVLFELILVEEVKYPKSMSPEARHLLSGLLVKNPRHRLGGSVNDAADIKVHPFFRSVNWDDVAQKKVTPPFKPLVTSDTDTRYFDQEFTGETVELTPPEEGPLNSISEEFEQPYFQQFSYHGSTGALCGNSRGYSASDRKAILS; encoded by the exons ATGATGGAAGCGCCTCTGGCGCCACAACAACGTGCCCCGCTCGGAATGCACCCGGGAGGCCTGAACATGGCCCCCTACGGCATGGAGCCCATCGTTGCCGACCCCGAGCCATCCATTGTCAAGGAGGGATGGCTGAACAAGCGAG GGGAGCACATAAAAAACTGGCGGAAGCGCTACTTTGTGCTGCGTGAGGATGGCACGCTGATTGGGTTCAAGCTAAAGCCTGAGCATAGCCACGCCGACCCTCTGAACAACTTCACTGTGAAAG GCTGCCAGCTAATGAAGTCTGAGCGTCCAAAGCCGTTTACATTCATCATCCGTGGCCTGCAGTGGACGACGGTCATTGAGCGCATGTTCTGCGTCGACTCTGAGGATGACCG GGAGGGTTGGTGCCGGGCCATCCAGCAGGTGTCGGAGCGGCTAGCAAGCGAGGAGGACGTCGAGATGGCGGAGCCCAAGGACGAGCAGTCGCTGCGCGACAAGTTCAGCATCTCAACACGCACATACGCCACGGGCAACCGCCTGAGCCTGGACAACTTTGAATTCCTCAAGGTGCTGGGCAAGGGCACCTTCGGCAAGGTGGTGCTGTGCCGCGAGAAGTCCACGGAGTCCCTGTACGCGATCAAGATCCTCAAGAAGAAGGTGGTCATTGACAAGGACGAGGTGGCGCACACACTCACCGAGAACCGGGTCCTGCGCAGCACCAAGCACCCGTTCCTCATCTCGCTGCGCTACTCCTTCCAGACGGCCGACCGACTCTGCTTCGTCATGGAGTACGTCAATGGCGGCGAGCTCTTCTTCCATCTGTCGCGGGACCGTGTCTTCACTGAGGAGCGGACGCGCTTCTACTCGGCTGAGATCCTCCTGGCGCTGGAGTACCTCCACAGCCAG GGTATCATCTACCGGGACCTGAAGCTGGAGAACCTGCTGCTGGACAAGGAAGGGCATGTCAAGATTGCCGACTTTGGCCTCTGCAAGGAGGACATCTCGTTCGGGGCAACCACCAAGACATTCTGCGGCACGCCCGAGTACTTGGCGCCCGAGGTGCTGGAGGACACGGACTACGGTCGCGCGGTCGACTGGTGGGGTCTCGGTGTGGTCATGTACGAGATGATGTGTGGCCGACTGCCCTTCTACAGCCGGGACCACGACGTCCTCTTCGAGCTCATCCTGGTCGAAGAGGTCAAGTACCCCAAGAGCATGAGCCCCGAGGCACGCCACCTCCTCTCAGGCCTGCTTGTCAAGAACCCCCGGCACCGGCTGGGTGGATCAGTGAATGACGCCGCCGACATCAAGGTGCACCCCTTCTTCCGCTCCGTCAACTGGGACGACGTGGCACAGAAGAAG GTTACCCCGCCCTTCAAGCCGCTGGTGACCTCTGACACGGACACACGCTACTTCGACCAGGAATTCACGGGCGAAACGGTCGAGCTCACTCCACCTGAGGAGGGTCCCCTGAACTCCATATCGGAGGAGTTTGAGCAGCCATACTTCCAACAGTTTTCGTACCACGGCAGCACGGGTGCCCTTTGCGGAAACAGCCGGGGCTACTCGGCGAGCGACCGCAAGGCTATCCTGTCCTGA